A stretch of DNA from Spirosoma endbachense:
ACGGTAAGGCAATTACTGAAAGAAGGATGGCGATGAAAAAGGAGATGGTGACTATTAAAAAAGACTCGCTCAAAAATTGAGTTGTCAACTGACCACGTCGTGAACCAACTGCTTTGCGAATACCTACTTCCTTTGCCCGCTTTTCACTGCGTGCGGTGCTTAAATTCATAAAGTTGATGCAGGCCAGCAGCAACACAAATACCCCGATAATGCCAAACAGCCATACATAATCAATGCGACCGCCTGTATTCACATCGCCCTTCCATTCTGAATACAAATGCCAGCGGTTCATCGGGTTTAGAAAAACCTGTAGGTTATATTTCTTATCTTCTTCACTCACATGTGCCTGCCAAACACCTTTAATTTTTGCTGAAACGGCTTCCATCGTCGTGTTGGGCTGCAATTGCACATACATTCGGAAGGAACTGTTACCCCATTGGTTGGCGGCATCCCGCATCCATTTGTTATCGGACAGCATAAGGTCCCAAGTAGAAATAAACTGCGTGCCACTGAATTCTGTATTATACGGAAGGTCTTCATATACACCCGTAACCTTAACATCCATCCGGTTATCAATACGTAGCGTTTTATTCAGCGCATCTGCATCGCCAAACAGTGCTTTGGCCGCCGAAGCGGAAAGCAGGATTGAATTCATATCCTTCAAGCCGCTATAAGCACCCTGCAACAGTTCCAGCGATAATAGTTCAGGCGCTCCTTCCTGCATGAACCGGCCCACCTGCGAAATATGTTTTGCCTCTACCGATAAAATATGATTCTCATCCCCGCGTGCCATGACGATACGCTTAAAATCGTTGCCATATTTAGTACGCAGTTCTGCTTCCAGCGGTCGTGGCACTTCTGATGTGGCAAAGGCATCTCCGTTGAAGTTTCCTTTGGTCATTACCTGACCAATGCTGTTGTAATTTTTATGGTAAGTATTGTATGTAACCTCATCGTATATCCATAGGCCAATCAGCATAGCGATAGCCATACCAACAGCCAGCCCGCCAATATTAATGAAGGAGTACACCCGGTTTTGGGTCAGGTTTCTCAAGGCGATTTTTAGATAGTTTCGTAGCATACTTGTAAAAGCAGGGGTTGGGTAGTCATTAAATTTGTTCGCACAGCCCGGTGTTGTAGGCGGAATCGATTTATAGAAAAACGGCGTCAGGCATTGCAAAACGGCCCAGCCATATTCCCGTCGAGCCTTGGCTAGGCTCACCTGTTGAAGGCGTTTATAAAACACTTCCTGCAAATCACCTTGTACATACTCTACTAAGTGAGGGGCCACAAACCACTCCAGAAGCCGATCCGCCCAGCGGGGCGGTTGCGATGAGTTAGGAGAGGGCGATGATTGTTGACCATGCATGGCTGAAGAAACGATTAAATACCCAAGAGTTGAAACTTGCTTTCGGGAATAGCCTGCCAAAGTCGAGTGCGCATCTGCTGGATTTCCCGGAGCACTCTCCCTCCTTCGGCAGTGAGGGCAAACAGCCGTTTGCTTCGTCCACCCCGCTCGGCGGTGGCTCCACCCACGGAAGAAAGTAGAAATCCTTTTTCTTCGAGTCGGTAGAGGGTGGTATGCACCGCACTGATAGTGAAGTTGCGGCCGGTTTGCCGTTGGAGTTCTTCCCGGACGGGCACTCCATAAACGTCCTCAGTACTGGCGGCCACCACTAGCAACACTAACTCTTCGAGCTCGCCCAATACGGTCTTTTTCATAGAAAGGCTATCCTATTTTATTAGATACAATATCTTAGATCAAATCGGATGCCAAACGTAAAAAATGCCTTTATGGGTTTAAAACAAGGTGAAGAACGAGTATCATTGTCCAGAAACGGACAACTCAGTGTCCACGCCTGGACAGCGCTTGCTGAGAATCAGGGGTAGGCAATCAGGGGAGAATCTGAATAAAGGGTAAATGTGTAGTCGTCAATAAACCTACCTCTTTTCCTGATAGAGCCGTGAAGCTAGCTATTCATGTAATGCTGTCACTCAACGTTACATAATCTCCTAAAACGCTCCCGATTGAGACGATAGAACGTTCATTAATATGCTCCTAAAATGGGCGTTTTAGGAGATGGACAAACTGTTAGGTGAAGTCCCGATTTTCACAGCAAATTTTCCTTCTCTGGAAGAAGAATTTTCGAAGAAGTTCTTATTAACTAATAAACCTAACAATGCGTTAATTTATAACTTGCTTGGAGAAGGAGGAATGGACATAGGTGGTCGTCTAGCCTGCATGGCAACACGGACGGGATGTTGCCTTGTTAATTTATCAACGGCATTAATCTCATTAATAAAATCGACAAAGTTTAGTTTAATATCATCATATTTTTCAGGCATGAATTGAGCAAGTGCCTGTTGCGCTGTTAAGGCTTTCTCCGAAAAGTTGCCGGACTTATCTACGTCTTTCGCGGCATAACGCAAAAAAACTAGGGCATCAAACGCCTGAACACTCCTGGAATGAGTAGTAGCCAGCTTCACCAAATCATCGTGCGTCCATTTTTTTGGGTCCATCGGCACATCCACAATGTAAGTATTAAGTTTTCGTTCTGTCGCTCTTGAACTTTCTGCACGTCTTAAAAACGCATTTACAAACTTATCTGGAAGGCCTATAACTTTAGCTTCTGCTTCACTCTCAGCTGCAAGTGCAGCAGCTCTATTACGTAGTTCTACATTTTCTTTATTTAGACCAACAAAACCTGAAACTAGTTGATAGTTATCCTTTGGATCAGTGTAATCAATTGTTTGCGTAAGGTTCACTTTTTGCTGATGCCTGAGGAAAATCAGGTTAGATACCCCATGGTTAGCAAGTGTTGAACCATTTACAAAAGCAAGACTTACTATAAAGTATGATAATTGCCGAAAGCTTGATAAACGCATGACTACCAATAAGAATTAGGATGGAATAGTTACAGCAAGTTAAGTCATTGTAATCACCATACTTACATTTCTGAAAATTAATATATTGCTTATACCTACCCAATTTTAGCTGATCTTCCGAAGGCAGTTGCTTCCTTTCCGAATTTATCTAATAGCTTTCCGAAGCAGCATTCAGTTGAATTATAAAAAATCGGGGCAGATCTGACAGATTATGGTTTTCCCGATCTGTAGCTAGGGATTGCATATTCTCAAAAAAAGCTCCAAAGTGAGATAGTAAAACCTGTATAGATCTGGTTTTGGAGTGAAAATTTTTAGAGAATGAGATCAGATAAACCCGCCCTTATTTTCGCTAGCCAATTCTACGCTGCTACTACCCGTCGAAAGCGCAAACTATTAGTGCACGGCCAAGTTATTAGCAGGTAATCATGATGCTAGGTCAATGACAAACCAAGAACAAATTGAACAACTCATTCGAGGCCAAGAACTGGCCGTTCAACAGAAGAATATCGATGGGGCCATGGCCAACTATTCAGCGGATGTTGTCTCGTTCGATGTGATCAATACGCTACAAAAAATAGGCCTGCAGGCCTGCCGGGAGCGCCTGGAAAGCTGGCTAGCTCAGTTTCCTGGACCTGTTTCCTACCACATTGAAAAGCTTTCAGTCATGGCCAGCGACGAGCTTGGCTTTGGGTATTCCTTTAATCATGTCAAGGGGGCACTGGCCAATGGCGATGCAATTGATATGCGTTGGCGGTCAACGATTTGCTTGAGCAAACAGAACGACCAATGGCTCATTACTCACGAGCACAGTTCGGTGCCGTTTGATCCTCACAGCGGGCAAGCATTGATCAAGCTAGAAGAGTAAACGTAGCGTATCTCGTTACCTCTCCAAACCCTACATTCTTGCTACACCTACTTTTAAAGGCAAGTCACGGATTTACGGTCCGCCGTTCCGGTTCGGCATGGCTAACGCACCCGCCAGTAAACGCTGTGATTATCACAGCACATCTTGCTTCTTTCAAGACACACTATTTACTCTTCTGGCACAAACGGTCCGCCGTGGCTGTCGGAAATTTACCGTAGCGACGGCCCGGCGGCAGCGGCCGTCCCTCTCTTGGTTTGGTTATGTTCTACTTTGACGTAAACCGAAGGAAACTTACCTGTTTACCCATGTCGAACAAGATCAGAAAGGGTGAACTTGGTGCTTTTTTTTGGAAAATTAAAGGCTTACTTCCCAGTGACGGATTAACAACTTCATGGAATTATTTAGGCTGTAGAAGACTCGGTATAGAACCTATTGTTCCCCGCTGTCGACTAATAAAAGCGCTGTATTGGACTAAATTCTTGATGTATGAGCTTTCACAAATGCCCTTAGGGTTTTCCCTAATATTTATGAGATAAGTACTTTTTGGTTTACTTCCATGGCTGATTTGTTATAATTTTGATGGTTATAGTTTTATTCTCCAAATCTGTTATGAATTAAATTGCTAGTGGCATTATGCCCTTTATCCGCATTTTTGGCCGCTAATCAACTCTATGAATGTAGTATTTATATGATACGAGTTCTCATCGCGGATGACCATAATGTCTTTGTCGAAGGCATCGATTCGCTTATTTCAGGATCGCTGGACATTAAGGTAACCGAGCGCTGCTATTCGGTTCCCTCAGTTATGGAACGATTGAGCCAGACGGCGATTGACGTCGTGTTACTTGATATTTCGTTTCCCCACATAGAGGACGGCCTCGGCCTTTGCGAGTATATTGCCCGTACATACCCGGAAACGAAAGTGGTGGCACTTACCATGCATGACGATGCCAGTCTTATTAAGCGGGTCGTGAAAAAAGGGGCAAAAGGCTATTTGCTAAAGAATACAACGAAGACGGAGTTGCTACAGGCCATTCAGGCGGTTCACCATGAGAAGCAATATTTTAACGAGTCGATCACGCAAATTCTGCTGAACGACAGCCCCAAGTCCAGACGGCCAACGGTCGGTGTTGGCGTAAAGCCAAACCTCAGCCCCCGCGAAACGGAAGTGCTGACCCACATTGCGCAGGGATTGACAACCCAGCAGATGGCCACTCAGTTGTTTGTGAGCGCCAAGGCGATCGAATTTCACCGTAGTAGTCTACTGATGAAGTTTGGCGTTCCCAATACAGCTCTACTCATAAAGACGGCGATGGAGATGCAATTCATTGACTAATTCTATTTTGCCCCTATAGTTATTGCTCATGAAATTCTTTTCTCCCCGGTCTGGCTGGTGGACCACCGCCTTTTTTTTACTGGTTCTAACGGGCGGGTTTCAATCCGTTAAGGCAGAGTCGGACACGACGTCTATCGATAGTTTGAAAAAGCAGATTAAACTCTTAGTTCAAGATAAGCAATACGGTCAGGCGGCACAGTCGTATGATTACCTGGGCAGGCTATACCATCGGCTGTATGGGTACAATAAGTACACGATGGATTCCTACTTCAGCAGCTTGAAATACTACAGTCTGATGGGTGATTCACTGGGGTATTTTAATGAGTATTTGGTGATAGGAGACTATTACACGCAGGATTATTTCATGCAGGACTATGCCGAACAGTACCTGAAAAAAGCCCAGCAATATTTCGAGCGAACCCACAACATGCCAAAAGTCATTGAATGTCGATTGGGGTTTGACAACATCGCTCACTATAGAGAACCTATGCCACCCAGTTTGATGACTCACCTGCGCGAAACCGAGCGGCTTAGCGTACAATACAAGCAGGCTTTCTCGCAGGCGTATGCCCTTAATCTGCTGGCCAATACATACTCCCGCGCCAAACGGCCCGATTCGGCCGACTATTTTGCCCGCCGAAGTCTACTCATATCCAATCGATTAAAAGTGGACTGGTTAATTGCCCTGAATTACTTTTATCTAGGCCTGGTCGAACAGTTTAGACAACATAGTCTGGCCGCTATTGAAGCCTACCAGAAAAGCTACAACATATCGAAGGTTGAAAACAATCTGGGCATGATGCGGGAATTATCGAGGCACACGGCGGATAGCTACTCGCGTATGGGCGACTATAAAAAGGCATACGACTGGTCATTAAAAACGCTCGATTTCGCGGTTCAGTTTTACACGTCCGAACAGACAAAAAGCATTCGATTGCAGGAATTGGACAGTCAGATCAAGACGCTGGCCGTTGAAAAACAACTGGTTGAAGAACAGAGGCGCAATCAGAACGTATTGAACTCGGTACTGGTTGTTGGCCTGATAATCAGCATTCTAGGGGTGTTTGCTTTGGTATATCTGCGACGCCAGCAAAAGCTAATAAATCACCAGCAAACGGTTATCGCCCAGCAACAGTTCCGACAATTGGAGCTTAAATCGCTACGTGCCATGATCGAAGGGCAGGAAGGCGAACGGAGTCGGATTGCCCGTGACCTACACGATGGTTTAGGTATTCAACTGTCGCGAATCAAACTATTTGTCGAAGCGCATCAGGATGAATTACCAGTATCCGTGAAGGACCCTCTGAACCAGTTTCTGGATGAAGCCTGCACCGAAACCCGCCTGATTTCGAACGACCTGCGCCCGTATGCGCTGTCAACCTTCGGCCTCTTGCCGGCACTGGAAGACCTGGTGCAAAAACTTAATCTGGTTAATAAAACAAAGCTGGTTCTAGACCATTACGGCGAGATCCCGACCCTGGGCGACGAAGCCTCCGTCATGATTTACCGGGTCGTGCAGGAGTTGCTCAATAACGCGCTGAAACACGCACAGGCTCAGACGGTTACTATCCAGCTTATGGTTAGTGAAGAAACGATCCTGATTAGTGTAGATGACGATGGCCAGGGGGTAAATTTCGATAACCTGCAAGCAAAAGGAAATGGCATCGCCAACATTGAATCCCGTATTGCCTACCTAGGCGGGCAGGTCATGTGGCAAAGCGAAGTC
This window harbors:
- a CDS encoding response regulator transcription factor — translated: MIRVLIADDHNVFVEGIDSLISGSLDIKVTERCYSVPSVMERLSQTAIDVVLLDISFPHIEDGLGLCEYIARTYPETKVVALTMHDDASLIKRVVKKGAKGYLLKNTTKTELLQAIQAVHHEKQYFNESITQILLNDSPKSRRPTVGVGVKPNLSPRETEVLTHIAQGLTTQQMATQLFVSAKAIEFHRSSLLMKFGVPNTALLIKTAMEMQFID
- a CDS encoding FtsX-like permease family protein, which gives rise to MHGQQSSPSPNSSQPPRWADRLLEWFVAPHLVEYVQGDLQEVFYKRLQQVSLAKARREYGWAVLQCLTPFFYKSIPPTTPGCANKFNDYPTPAFTSMLRNYLKIALRNLTQNRVYSFINIGGLAVGMAIAMLIGLWIYDEVTYNTYHKNYNSIGQVMTKGNFNGDAFATSEVPRPLEAELRTKYGNDFKRIVMARGDENHILSVEAKHISQVGRFMQEGAPELLSLELLQGAYSGLKDMNSILLSASAAKALFGDADALNKTLRIDNRMDVKVTGVYEDLPYNTEFSGTQFISTWDLMLSDNKWMRDAANQWGNSSFRMYVQLQPNTTMEAVSAKIKGVWQAHVSEEDKKYNLQVFLNPMNRWHLYSEWKGDVNTGGRIDYVWLFGIIGVFVLLLACINFMNLSTARSEKRAKEVGIRKAVGSRRGQLTTQFLSESFLIVTISFFIAILLSVIALPWFNELANKRMTIPWLNAYFWLISVAFIVVTSLLSGSYPAFYLSSFNPVKVLKGTFSAGRFSSLPRKALVVTQFTVSIALIIGTIMVYRQIQYAKDRPVGYNRNGLLMIEMKSTDLKNKFGVLYNELKRAGITEHMACSNSPLTGVWSNNSGFEWKGKDPNKTQGFGTIWVTHDYGKTVGWQFTTGRDFSTQYATDTVSSQRGLNAVYSIIVNEVAVKYMGLKNPVGEIIKYDGYQFQIIGVIKNMLMESPFEPVKQMVYIANYDQANTWMTVRVNPTVSMRDALAKMEMIFKRTVPSVPFDYKFADTEYGLKFAAEERIGKLASVFATLAILISCLGLFGLASFMAEKRTKEIGVRKVLGASVLNIWGLLSKDFVALVLIAFGIATFIAYYFLTGWLHKYSYHTEISWWIFVVSGVGALAITLLTVSYQSIKTALINPVKSLRSE
- a CDS encoding PadR family transcriptional regulator, with amino-acid sequence MKKTVLGELEELVLLVVAASTEDVYGVPVREELQRQTGRNFTISAVHTTLYRLEEKGFLLSSVGGATAERGGRSKRLFALTAEGGRVLREIQQMRTRLWQAIPESKFQLLGI
- a CDS encoding tetratricopeptide repeat-containing sensor histidine kinase — protein: MKFFSPRSGWWTTAFFLLVLTGGFQSVKAESDTTSIDSLKKQIKLLVQDKQYGQAAQSYDYLGRLYHRLYGYNKYTMDSYFSSLKYYSLMGDSLGYFNEYLVIGDYYTQDYFMQDYAEQYLKKAQQYFERTHNMPKVIECRLGFDNIAHYREPMPPSLMTHLRETERLSVQYKQAFSQAYALNLLANTYSRAKRPDSADYFARRSLLISNRLKVDWLIALNYFYLGLVEQFRQHSLAAIEAYQKSYNISKVENNLGMMRELSRHTADSYSRMGDYKKAYDWSLKTLDFAVQFYTSEQTKSIRLQELDSQIKTLAVEKQLVEEQRRNQNVLNSVLVVGLIISILGVFALVYLRRQQKLINHQQTVIAQQQFRQLELKSLRAMIEGQEGERSRIARDLHDGLGIQLSRIKLFVEAHQDELPVSVKDPLNQFLDEACTETRLISNDLRPYALSTFGLLPALEDLVQKLNLVNKTKLVLDHYGEIPTLGDEASVMIYRVVQELLNNALKHAQAQTVTIQLMVSEETILISVDDDGQGVNFDNLQAKGNGIANIESRIAYLGGQVMWQSEVGKGTSVMISLPMQKLQKTEDQTGIMDFSPHS
- a CDS encoding YybH family protein, producing the protein MTNQEQIEQLIRGQELAVQQKNIDGAMANYSADVVSFDVINTLQKIGLQACRERLESWLAQFPGPVSYHIEKLSVMASDELGFGYSFNHVKGALANGDAIDMRWRSTICLSKQNDQWLITHEHSSVPFDPHSGQALIKLEE